One Oryza brachyantha chromosome 3, ObraRS2, whole genome shotgun sequence DNA segment encodes these proteins:
- the LOC121053836 gene encoding mitogen-activated protein kinase kinase 9-like, with amino-acid sequence MALIREKRFTQMNLSLHVPSRAPLFQEAAARRQCPPPSTSMATPASRSNQFRLADFERVAVLGRGNGGTVYKVRHRETCALYALKVQHSGEPAAAEADILSRMASPFVVRCHSVLPTASGDVALLLELADGGSVDAVVGRRGAFPEAAVAEVAAQALSALAYLHARRVVHLDVKPANLLASTAGEIKVADFGIAKVLPRAGDHCASYVGTAAYMSPERFDPEAHGGHYDPCAADVWSLGVTLLELLVGRYPLLPAGQKPSWAALMCAICFGEPPAPPACAASPELRAFMAACLRKDYRERASVAELLAHPFVAERDVAASRHALRRLVAEASSPSP; translated from the coding sequence ATGGCTCTGATTAGAGAGAAGAGGTTTACCCAGATGAATCTCTCGCTGCACGTGCCATCCCGTGCGCCCTTGTTCCAAGAGGCGGCCGCACGGCGGCAatgcccgccgccgtcgacgtcaatggcgacgccggcgtcccGGTCCAACCAGTTCCGGCTCGCCGACTTCGAGAGAGTCGCTGTGCTCGGCCGCGGGAATGGTGGCACCGTGTACAAGGTTCGCCACCGCGAGACGTGCGCGCTCTACGCGCTGAAGGTGCAGCACTCCGgcgagcccgccgccgccgaggcggacATACTCAGCCGGATGGCGTCCCCGTTCGTCGTCCGGTGCCACTCCGTCCTGCCCACCGCCTCCGGCGACGTCGCGCTGCTCCTCGAGCTGGCGGACGGAGGCtccgtcgacgccgtcgtggGACGCCGCGGGGCGTtcccggaggcggcggtggcggaggtggcggcgcaggcgcTGTCCGCCCTGGCGTACCTCCACGCCCGCCGCGTCGTGCACCTGGACGTCAAGCCGGCGAACCTCCTCGCCAGCACGGCCGGGGAGATCAAGGTCGCCGACTTCGGCATCGCCAAGGTGCTCCCCCGCGCCGGCGACCACTGCGCGTCGTACGTTGGCACCGCCGCGTACATGAGCCCGGAGCGGTTCGACCCGGAGGCGCACGGCGGGCACTACGACCCCTGCGCCGCCGACGTGTGGAGCCTGGGCGTGACCCTCCTGGAGCTCCTCGTGGGCCGGTACCCGCTGCTCCCCGCCGGGCAGAAGCCGAGCTGGGCGGCGCTCATGTGCGCCATCTGCTTCGGCGAGccacccgcgccgcccgcctgcgcggcgtcgccggagctCCGGGCGTTCATGGCCGCGTGCCTGCGCAAGGACTACCGCGAGAGGGCGTCCGTCGCGGAGCTCCTCGCCCACCCGTTCGTCGCCGAGAGGGACGTGGCGGCGTCGAGGCACGCGCTCCGGAGGCTGGTCGCCGaggcctcgtcgccgtcgccgtag
- the LOC102714082 gene encoding mitogen-activated protein kinase kinase 9-like yields the protein MALTIRERRVPRLHISLDLPSCAGAFRYPNPPVAAPAASTSSAAARVGDQQLRSSDLDRVAVLGRGNSATVYKVANRRTSAVYALKVLHGGGGGAAAAEADVLRRADSPHVVRCHSVLPAASGDAALLLELVDGGSLASVVARAGAFPEAALAEVAAQALSGLAYLHARRVVHRDVKPANLLVTTAGEVKIADFGIAKVLAHAGDHCTAYEGTAAYMSPERFDSERHTDPFAADVWSLGVTILELLMGRYPLLPAGQKPTWAALMCAICFGEMTSLPDDAASPELRAFLAACLHKDYTKRASVAHLLAHQFVAGRDVVASKLALRRLVTGA from the coding sequence ATGGCGCTAACGATTAGAGAGAGGCGGGTCCCGCGGCTGCACATCTCGCTCGACCTCCCCTCCTGCGCCGGCGCCTTCCGGTACCCCAACCCGCCGGTGGCCGCACCGGCTGCTTCGACGTcgtcagcggcggcgagggttgGTGATCAGCAGCTCCGCTCGTCGGACCTCGACAGGGTGGCCGTCCTCGGGCGCGGGAACAGCGCCACCGTGTACAAGGTCGCGAACCGCCGCACGTCGGCGGTGTACGCGCTCAAGGTGCtgcacggtggcggcggcggcgcggcggctgccgAGGCGGACGTCCTGCGGCGCGCGGACTCGCCGCACGTCGTGCGGTGCCACTCCGTCCTGCCGGCCgcctccggcgacgccgcgcTCCTGCTCGAGCTGGTGGACGGCGGCTCGCTCGCCTCCGTCGTGGCCCGCGCCGGTGCGTTcccggaggcggcgctggcggagGTGGCCGCGCAGGCCCTGTCCGGGCTGGCGTACCTCCACGCCCGCCGCGTCGTCCACCGCGACGTCAAGCCGGCGAACCTCCTCGTCACCACGGCCGGCGAGGTGAAGATCGCCGACTTCGGGATCGCCAAGGTCCTCGCCCACGCCGGCGACCACTGCACCGCCTACGAGGGCACCGCCGCGTACATGAGCCCCGAGCGGTTCGACTCCGAGCGCCACACCGAccccttcgccgccgacgtgtgGAGCCTGGGCGTGACCATCCTGGAGCTCCTCATGGGACGGTATCCGCTGCTCCCCGCCGGGCAGAAGCCGACATGGGCAGCGCTCATGTGCGCCATCTGCTTCGGCGAGATGACCTCACTGCCCGACGACGCGGCCTCGCCGGAGCTACGGGCGTTCCTCGCCGCGTGCCTGCACAAGGACTACACGAAGCGGGCGTCCGTCGCGCATCTTCTTGCCCACCAGTTCGTCGCCGGTAGGGACGTGGTGGCGTCCAAACTTGCGCTCCGGCGGCTTGTCACCGGAGCCTGA